The Prevotella melaninogenica region GTAGCTGGTACGTTGAAGATTGATATGGCACAGTATCGTGAGTTGGAGGCATTCTCTAAGTTCTCATCAGATATGGACAAGGTCACAGCGATGACCCTCGACCGTGGACGTAAGAACAACCAGTTACTTATCCAGCCACAGTACAGTCCAATGCCTGTGGGTGAGCAGATTGCTATCCTCTACTGCGGTGTACACGGCTTGATGCGCGACGTACCTGTTGAGCAGGTTCGCCAGTGCCAGGACCAGTTCCTCGACACTATGCGCACTGCTCATGCCGATGTCATCATCGATTTGGCTGCTGGTAACCTCGAAGACACTTCTATCAAGGTAATCGAAGAAGTCATGGGCAATATTGCCGGACAATATAAATAAAGACAATACAGAATGGCATCCTTAAAGGAAATCAAGACTCGTATAGCCAGTGTTCAGAGTACTCGTAAGATTACGAGTGCGATGAAGATGGTTGCGTCGAGTAAGTTACACCATGCCCAGAATGCCATCGAGAGTATGCTTCCATACGCGGCTATGCTCGAACACATTCTTAAGGCTTTCCTTGTCTCTACGCCCGATACGGATACTCCGTTCGGCGAGCAGAGACCAGTGAAACGTGTTGCCTTACTCGTGTTCTCCTCAAACAGTTCTCTCTGTGGTGGATTCAATGCGAATGTCATCAAGCTGATGCAGCATACGATAGACGAATATCATGCGCAGGGCCTGACCGACAAGGATATTGTCATCTATCCTGTAGGACGTAAGGTGTATGAATCAGCAAAGAAGCGTGGGTATACCTGTGTATATCCTTATCCGCAGCTTGCTGATAAACCAAGTTTTGAGGAGTGCCGCAGTATTGCCATGGAGTTAAGCCAGAAATGGTTGAAGGGCGAGTTTGACAAGGTGGAGATTATCTACCATCATTTCAAGAGTGCAGGAAGCCAGATTCTCCAACGTAAGAATTTCCTTCCAATTGACCTTGAGGAAGAAGTCAATGCCGACTCTACGCGCGATCTTTCATCAAATATCGCAACGAAGGCTGCACAGGAATATCTCAAGAGGAA contains the following coding sequences:
- a CDS encoding F0F1 ATP synthase subunit gamma — protein: MASLKEIKTRIASVQSTRKITSAMKMVASSKLHHAQNAIESMLPYAAMLEHILKAFLVSTPDTDTPFGEQRPVKRVALLVFSSNSSLCGGFNANVIKLMQHTIDEYHAQGLTDKDIVIYPVGRKVYESAKKRGYTCVYPYPQLADKPSFEECRSIAMELSQKWLKGEFDKVEIIYHHFKSAGSQILQRKNFLPIDLEEEVNADSTRDLSSNIATKAAQEYLKRKGQSGTQKSNNEAVVPLNDNFIIEPDLRTVLKALVPKLLNNMVYTALLDSNASEHAARMVAMQTATDNADDLLRGLNLQYNKSRQAAITSELLDIVGGTVNN